A single window of Aminivibrio sp. DNA harbors:
- the flhA gene encoding flagellar biosynthesis protein FlhA: protein MDSVVESTTNMSVFKKMLHYSDIGMAGLVILIVVMMIIPLPTWLLDVLLTVNITLGVVVLLSTFYARRALDLAAFPTMLLIVTLFRLALNVSTTRLILLNADAGQVISAFGNFVVGGNYVVGAVVFLILVIIQFLVITKGAERVAEVAARFTLDAMPGKQMAIDADLNAGLIDESDARERRLTIQREADFYGAMDGASKFVKGDAIAGLIITLINIVGGLSIGVLQRGLPLERALGLYSLLTVGDGLVSQIPALLFSTATGVIVTRAAGQTDLGKDIFTSLTNYPRPLFIGAVLLFALAMVPGLPTIPFLLLGCFLTLMGYWVYREGKIQESEGGEKRREGGKPQAPGAPGEGAKAAAAPSSPEDVMHLLTVDPMEVEIGYAIIPLVDPGQGGDMLDRIGTIRKQMAVELGLIVPPIRIRDNIQIKPTEYILRVKGAETGRGELLPDHYLAMNTGSAEEEIVGVPAVEPAFGLPAVWISPEMRDKAESLGYTVVDAPSVLATHLSEVIKRFGADLLTRQEVQKLTDMVKEVAPAVVEEMMAALSLGEIQKVLQNLVREQVPIRDLVSIFEALADYGKISRSVDFLTERVRESLARLITIRMQDETGTVTVATLSPNWEQKIKAAMEGDLLRGWQFNMDPGEVQKMIGAVSRAAEDMSVKGLLPVLLVHPDVRLVLRRILEGSLPSLFVISYNEISQGAQLKSVGMVE, encoded by the coding sequence ATGGATAGCGTGGTCGAATCGACGACGAACATGTCAGTGTTCAAAAAAATGCTTCATTACTCTGATATAGGCATGGCAGGGCTCGTGATACTCATCGTGGTGATGATGATCATCCCGCTGCCGACATGGCTTCTGGACGTGCTGCTGACGGTGAACATCACCCTCGGCGTGGTGGTCCTGCTTTCCACATTCTATGCCAGGAGGGCTCTCGACCTCGCCGCGTTCCCCACCATGCTCCTGATCGTGACCCTGTTCCGCCTCGCCCTGAATGTCTCCACCACGAGGCTCATCCTTCTGAACGCCGATGCGGGCCAGGTCATCAGCGCCTTCGGCAATTTCGTGGTTGGAGGAAACTACGTGGTCGGCGCAGTTGTCTTCCTCATCCTCGTGATCATCCAGTTTCTCGTCATCACAAAGGGAGCCGAGCGGGTGGCGGAGGTGGCGGCCCGGTTCACTCTGGACGCCATGCCGGGCAAGCAGATGGCCATCGACGCCGACCTGAACGCCGGGCTCATCGACGAATCGGACGCCAGGGAGCGGCGGCTCACCATCCAGCGGGAGGCGGACTTCTACGGAGCCATGGACGGAGCCTCCAAGTTCGTCAAGGGAGACGCCATTGCGGGCCTTATCATCACCCTCATCAACATCGTCGGCGGACTGTCCATCGGGGTGCTCCAGAGGGGCCTTCCCCTTGAACGGGCCCTGGGCCTGTACAGCCTCCTGACCGTGGGGGACGGTCTCGTCTCCCAGATTCCCGCCCTCCTGTTCTCCACGGCCACCGGAGTCATCGTCACCCGGGCCGCAGGGCAGACGGACCTGGGAAAGGACATTTTCACATCCCTGACCAACTATCCCCGGCCGCTCTTTATCGGGGCCGTGCTGCTCTTTGCCCTGGCCATGGTTCCGGGGCTTCCCACCATTCCTTTTCTTCTTCTTGGCTGCTTCCTGACCCTCATGGGCTACTGGGTTTACAGGGAAGGGAAGATTCAGGAATCCGAAGGAGGGGAGAAGCGGCGGGAAGGTGGGAAACCCCAGGCGCCGGGCGCTCCGGGAGAGGGAGCGAAAGCGGCTGCGGCGCCGTCTTCCCCGGAAGATGTCATGCACCTCCTGACTGTGGATCCCATGGAGGTGGAAATCGGGTATGCCATCATTCCCCTCGTGGATCCGGGACAGGGGGGAGACATGCTGGACCGCATCGGGACCATCAGGAAGCAGATGGCTGTGGAACTCGGCCTCATCGTGCCCCCCATACGGATCCGGGACAACATCCAGATCAAACCGACGGAGTACATCCTGCGGGTCAAGGGAGCGGAGACGGGACGGGGAGAGCTTCTTCCGGACCATTACCTGGCCATGAACACAGGGTCCGCCGAGGAGGAAATCGTGGGGGTTCCCGCCGTGGAGCCCGCCTTCGGGCTGCCGGCGGTGTGGATCTCCCCGGAGATGCGGGACAAGGCTGAATCCCTCGGGTACACCGTGGTGGACGCTCCCTCTGTCCTGGCCACGCACCTATCGGAGGTCATCAAACGGTTCGGCGCCGACCTGCTCACCAGGCAGGAGGTACAAAAACTCACCGACATGGTGAAAGAGGTCGCACCGGCCGTGGTCGAGGAAATGATGGCCGCCCTGTCCCTCGGGGAGATCCAGAAGGTCCTCCAGAATCTCGTCAGGGAACAGGTTCCCATCCGTGATCTGGTGAGTATCTTCGAAGCGCTGGCCGACTACGGCAAGATTTCCAGGAGCGTGGATTTTCTCACCGAACGGGTGCGGGAATCCCTTGCCCGGCTGATTACGATACGCATGCAGGATGAAACCGGCACCGTCACAGTAGCCACCCTTTCCCCGAACTGGGAGCAGAAGATCAAGGCCGCCATGGAAGGCGACCTTCTCCGGGGATGGCAGTTCAACATGGATCCCGGGGAAGTCCAGAAGATGATCGGAGCCGTTTCGAGAGCCGCGGAGGACATGTCCGTGAAGGGGCTGCTCCCCGTGCTGCTTGTCCACCCCGATGTACGGCTCGTCCTGCGGCGGATTCTTGAAGGATCGTTGCCAAGCCTGTTCGTGATATCCTATAATGAAATATCACAGGGTGCACAGCTTAAATCGGTCGGGATGGTGGAATAA
- the flhB gene encoding flagellar biosynthesis protein FlhB yields the protein MIFDLQFFSQERTEPATPRKRRKEREEGRVAKSQDLGAAAVILVGLFALLVFWRFLFSWIVAFTTDMIAFMGENTLREDGWLSVIREETAYALVIPWLPIGLAAALGALVVTVSQVGFFITPKPLTPKMDRFNPVSGLKKILSLRFLVEMAKGLLKAALFALVIYFSLRKDTPELIRAIRFPLEAGVSQLLWKLLGLSFRLAFLLLVIAVFDYAYQKWEFERSIKMSKQELKEEYKQMEGDPQIKSKIRQKQRELARNRMMSSVPKADVVITNPTRLAVALEYDRKVMDAPVVCAKGSGFLAGKIREVAEENGVPVVENKPLARSLFGTLEVGEEVPEEFYRAVAEVLAFVYRIRTGKHPPSPAAGQRGPEEKDGQPPVFM from the coding sequence ATGATCTTCGATCTCCAGTTTTTCTCCCAGGAACGGACCGAGCCCGCCACCCCGAGAAAGAGGCGGAAGGAGCGGGAGGAAGGACGAGTGGCGAAAAGCCAGGACCTCGGAGCCGCGGCCGTCATCCTCGTGGGACTCTTTGCCCTCCTGGTCTTCTGGAGGTTTCTTTTTTCATGGATCGTGGCCTTTACCACGGACATGATCGCCTTCATGGGAGAGAACACCCTCAGGGAGGACGGCTGGTTATCAGTCATCCGGGAGGAGACGGCGTATGCCTTGGTGATTCCCTGGCTTCCCATCGGGCTTGCCGCTGCCCTGGGGGCTCTCGTCGTCACCGTTTCCCAGGTTGGTTTTTTTATCACGCCGAAGCCCCTGACGCCAAAAATGGACAGGTTCAATCCTGTCTCGGGACTGAAAAAAATCCTGTCTCTCCGCTTCCTGGTGGAAATGGCGAAGGGGCTGCTCAAGGCGGCCCTGTTCGCCCTGGTGATCTATTTTTCCCTTCGGAAGGACACTCCGGAGCTGATCCGTGCCATCCGATTCCCCCTCGAGGCGGGGGTCTCCCAGCTCTTGTGGAAGCTCCTGGGACTGAGTTTTCGCCTGGCCTTCCTGCTCCTCGTTATCGCCGTGTTCGACTACGCCTACCAGAAGTGGGAGTTTGAGCGGTCCATAAAGATGAGCAAGCAGGAGCTGAAGGAAGAGTACAAGCAGATGGAGGGAGACCCCCAGATCAAGAGCAAGATACGGCAGAAACAGAGGGAACTTGCCAGGAATCGCATGATGTCCTCGGTGCCAAAGGCCGACGTGGTGATCACCAACCCCACGCGCCTGGCCGTGGCCCTCGAGTACGACAGAAAGGTCATGGACGCTCCGGTGGTCTGTGCAAAGGGCAGCGGCTTCCTGGCCGGAAAAATACGGGAGGTCGCCGAAGAAAACGGCGTCCCTGTCGTCGAGAACAAGCCCCTGGCAAGGTCGCTCTTTGGTACTCTCGAGGTAGGGGAGGAAGTCCCGGAGGAATTCTACAGGGCCGTAGCCGAAGTCCTTGCCTTCGTCTACAGGATCAGGACGGGAAAACATCCCCCTTCCCCCGCCGCCGGACAGCGGGGTCCGGAAGAAAAGGACGGGCAACCCCCTGTTTTCATGTAG
- a CDS encoding flagellar biosynthetic protein FliR has product MTAEQTRFVTLLLFYLLVGIRFTGMMFSAPAFMASSMPLPLRFWCAFFLTLAAVGTIPDAAVAVAVFDHWTSILLAAAREFLIGVAIGFLAALPLYALQISGELIGISMGLSMVSLMDPLSETQASIIAQLQFLVGLWFFFRWNGHLLMTQSVVESLRLVPPGKLALALSRDLGLGEWLQQAFVLSLRFVLPFYGAILLADVGLGFLARTVPQMNIFVLGLPLKIALGFFVLMVVLPVTVEVMAEQLERFVEFALQGATAWR; this is encoded by the coding sequence ATGACGGCGGAACAGACCAGGTTCGTAACCCTCCTCCTTTTCTATCTCCTCGTGGGGATCCGGTTCACGGGGATGATGTTCTCCGCTCCCGCCTTCATGGCGTCAAGCATGCCCCTGCCTCTTCGCTTCTGGTGCGCTTTTTTTCTCACTCTCGCGGCGGTGGGAACCATCCCTGACGCCGCGGTGGCGGTCGCGGTTTTCGACCACTGGACATCCATCCTGCTCGCGGCGGCGAGAGAGTTTCTCATCGGCGTGGCCATCGGATTTCTCGCGGCGCTCCCCCTGTACGCGCTCCAGATCTCGGGAGAACTCATCGGCATATCCATGGGACTCTCCATGGTGAGTCTCATGGACCCCCTGAGCGAGACCCAGGCCTCAATCATCGCCCAGCTCCAGTTTCTCGTGGGGCTGTGGTTCTTTTTCCGATGGAACGGGCATCTTCTGATGACCCAGTCGGTGGTGGAAAGCCTCAGGCTGGTCCCTCCCGGGAAGCTTGCCCTTGCCCTTTCCCGGGATCTTGGTCTGGGAGAGTGGCTGCAGCAGGCCTTCGTCCTGAGTCTCCGGTTCGTCCTCCCTTTTTACGGGGCGATTCTCCTGGCGGACGTGGGACTCGGGTTTCTCGCCCGGACCGTCCCCCAGATGAACATCTTTGTCCTTGGCCTTCCCCTGAAGATCGCCCTCGGTTTTTTCGTGCTCATGGTGGTCCTTCCCGTTACGGTAGAGGTCATGGCGGAACAGCTGGAAAGGTTCGTGGAATTCGCCCTCCAGGGAGCGACGGCGTGGCGATGA
- the fliQ gene encoding flagellar biosynthesis protein FliQ → MFSVNMYDVLSNAIWITLTTALPVLLVAMLVGLVIGILQTATSIQEQTLIFIPKIMAVLLALVVFGPWMFGRVGDMARLIFGQLERFVR, encoded by the coding sequence GTGTTTTCAGTGAACATGTACGACGTGCTCAGCAACGCCATCTGGATCACCCTCACCACCGCCCTCCCGGTGCTCCTCGTGGCCATGCTGGTGGGCCTCGTTATAGGCATTCTCCAGACCGCCACCTCCATCCAGGAACAGACCCTCATCTTCATCCCGAAAATCATGGCGGTTCTGCTCGCTCTCGTGGTTTTCGGTCCCTGGATGTTCGGGCGGGTCGGCGACATGGCGCGGCTCATCTTCGGGCAGCTTGAGCGTTTTGTCCGATGA
- the fliP gene encoding flagellar type III secretion system pore protein FliP (The bacterial flagellar biogenesis protein FliP forms a type III secretion system (T3SS)-type pore required for flagellar assembly.), which yields MKTGNNTRTKTALNRILLLLSVFLAPSGAVPAFGQDGAPFIPLPALQFGVRMAESPSDVAVTLQILALLTVLSLAPAIVLMVTSFTRILVVLGFVQRAIGLQQTPPNQVIVSLALFLTLFVMGPTWGRVYDDALSPYLAGNITSAQAWEGAIKPVREFLFRFTRQEELSLMVTMARMEQPRNQEDIPTRVLLPAFMLSELKTAFQMGVVIFIPFIVVDMIVASVLMAMGMIMLPPMMISLPFKVLLFVMADGWNLVVTSLLKSFS from the coding sequence ATGAAGACTGGAAACAATACGAGGACGAAGACCGCCCTCAATAGGATTCTTCTCCTTTTGTCCGTGTTCCTCGCCCCGTCGGGAGCCGTCCCGGCCTTCGGGCAGGACGGGGCTCCGTTCATACCCCTTCCGGCGCTCCAGTTCGGTGTCCGCATGGCGGAATCTCCCTCAGACGTGGCGGTGACCCTCCAGATCCTTGCCCTTCTGACCGTGCTGAGCCTGGCCCCGGCCATCGTTCTCATGGTGACGAGCTTCACGCGGATTCTGGTGGTCCTGGGGTTTGTCCAGCGGGCCATCGGACTCCAGCAGACCCCCCCCAACCAGGTTATCGTCAGTCTCGCCCTTTTTCTCACCCTTTTCGTTATGGGGCCCACATGGGGCAGAGTCTACGATGACGCCCTCTCCCCCTATCTCGCCGGGAATATAACCTCAGCCCAGGCCTGGGAGGGCGCCATCAAGCCCGTCAGGGAGTTCCTTTTCAGGTTCACCAGGCAGGAGGAGCTGTCCCTCATGGTCACCATGGCCAGGATGGAGCAGCCGAGAAACCAGGAAGATATCCCCACCAGGGTCCTCCTGCCCGCCTTCATGCTCAGCGAACTGAAGACGGCCTTCCAGATGGGGGTGGTCATCTTCATCCCCTTCATCGTGGTGGACATGATCGTGGCCAGCGTCCTCATGGCCATGGGAATGATCATGCTGCCGCCCATGATGATCTCCCTTCCCTTCAAAGTGCTGCTCTTCGTCATGGCCGACGGCTGGAATCTCGTGGTGACGAGCCTGCTGAAAAGTTTTTCCTAG
- a CDS encoding response regulator produces the protein MGRKVLIVDDAAFMRMMLKDILTKNDFEVVAEAENGKVAVASYQKFKPDIVTMDITMPEMNGIDAVKAIKAIDGSARIVMVSAMGQQPMVIEAIQAGATDFIVKPFQPDRVVEALNKALG, from the coding sequence ATGGGAAGGAAAGTGTTGATAGTCGACGATGCCGCCTTCATGAGAATGATGCTGAAGGACATTCTGACGAAGAACGATTTTGAAGTGGTGGCCGAGGCGGAAAACGGGAAAGTTGCCGTGGCCTCCTACCAGAAATTCAAGCCCGACATCGTCACCATGGACATTACAATGCCGGAAATGAACGGAATCGACGCAGTGAAGGCCATCAAGGCTATCGACGGGAGCGCCAGGATCGTCATGGTGAGCGCCATGGGGCAGCAGCCCATGGTCATAGAAGCGATCCAGGCCGGAGCGACCGATTTCATCGTAAAACCCTTCCAGCCTGACCGGGTGGTGGAAGCGCTCAACAAGGCTCTCGGCTAG
- the fliY gene encoding flagellar motor switch phosphatase FliY has protein sequence MIDELLSQDEINALLSGADFGGDGGAGKDTGGIPPERQGILDDIAGIFSASVSSVYGMLAGKEVTSVVRETAVLSQRDFISRPEGAAFAFRATCGGLNDAPLVLVITERGALTLADLMMGGEGKELPDEAGELYLNAAQEGLSQVVGAAFTGVSGMLGGKRLIPENISSALEPEEWLPFPTRSPEDQTWTVSASVSIEGLGDFPLWVLLPLDMATALADEVRELVAGKEKKEAPAADRTPSSGPKQPQGAPRAETAAPEAEHPSFGNVYDQSSVDVRPAEFVPLLQKPGTGYGNSRIDLVADIPVRVTVELGRTRKNISDILNMTPGSVIELDKMAGEPVDILVNGKLVAKGEVVVIDENFGVRITEIVSSAGRVHSL, from the coding sequence ATGATTGACGAACTTCTGAGCCAGGACGAAATAAACGCTCTCTTGTCAGGAGCCGATTTCGGCGGAGACGGAGGAGCCGGAAAGGACACAGGGGGAATTCCCCCGGAGCGGCAGGGCATTCTGGACGACATCGCAGGCATTTTTTCCGCGTCGGTGTCCAGCGTCTACGGCATGCTCGCGGGCAAGGAGGTCACCTCCGTTGTCCGGGAAACCGCAGTGCTCTCCCAGAGAGATTTCATTTCCAGACCGGAAGGTGCGGCTTTTGCCTTCCGGGCGACGTGCGGCGGGCTCAATGACGCTCCCCTGGTGCTCGTCATCACGGAACGGGGGGCCCTTACCCTCGCCGACCTCATGATGGGCGGAGAGGGTAAGGAGCTTCCCGATGAGGCGGGGGAACTTTACCTGAACGCCGCCCAGGAAGGACTGAGCCAGGTAGTGGGGGCCGCTTTCACGGGTGTGAGCGGCATGCTCGGAGGGAAGCGCCTCATACCGGAAAATATTTCTTCCGCCCTTGAGCCGGAAGAATGGTTACCCTTTCCCACCAGGTCACCGGAAGACCAAACATGGACAGTCTCCGCATCCGTTTCCATCGAGGGGCTCGGTGATTTTCCCCTCTGGGTGCTGCTTCCCCTAGACATGGCCACGGCACTGGCCGACGAGGTCCGGGAGCTCGTCGCCGGGAAGGAGAAAAAAGAAGCTCCGGCAGCCGACAGGACCCCTTCGTCAGGGCCAAAGCAGCCCCAGGGCGCTCCCCGGGCGGAAACGGCAGCGCCGGAAGCGGAACATCCATCCTTCGGAAACGTGTATGACCAGTCCTCCGTCGATGTTCGTCCTGCCGAGTTCGTCCCCCTGCTACAGAAACCCGGAACGGGATACGGCAACAGCAGGATCGATCTCGTGGCGGATATTCCCGTTCGGGTAACAGTGGAGTTGGGCCGGACGAGAAAAAATATTTCCGACATCTTGAACATGACGCCGGGATCCGTGATAGAATTGGACAAAATGGCCGGTGAGCCTGTGGATATTCTGGTCAACGGCAAGCTTGTCGCCAAGGGCGAAGTGGTTGTCATTGACGAAAATTTCGGTGTCCGCATAACCGAAATCGTGTCTTCCGCAGGAAGGGTTCATTCACTCTAG
- the fliM gene encoding flagellar motor switch protein FliM encodes MTPDVLSQSEIDSLLEALSSGSVDVDAMRKEDEKKIKLYDFRRPDKFSKDQLRAIQMIHESFARQLTTTMSTMVRSMVSAEVASVDQFAYDEFVRSLVQPTVIGILEMSPFSGNALIEINPNLVFAIIDRMLGGKGGFSGKIRELTDIERTVVERVIMRMLELLEESWSTVVDVRFRYENLESNPFFVQICPGTDMVLLVILKLKVGDVEGMVSICIPYFLMEPIMDKLSSQQWFASTGRKGEEGSRDYILRHLRNVRVPVALELGHTVLNVADVMQLRTGDVIKLDETLEDPLSVRIGNLVKFRAVPGSVNGRYAAEISEIIQGEDDLPEREGGAAP; translated from the coding sequence GTGACACCGGATGTGCTCTCTCAAAGTGAAATAGACTCTCTCCTCGAAGCGCTCTCAAGCGGAAGCGTCGACGTTGACGCCATGCGGAAGGAAGACGAAAAGAAGATCAAGCTGTACGACTTCCGTCGTCCCGACAAGTTCAGCAAGGACCAGCTCCGGGCCATCCAGATGATCCACGAATCCTTTGCCCGGCAGCTGACCACGACCATGTCAACCATGGTCCGGTCCATGGTTTCCGCGGAAGTCGCGTCGGTGGACCAGTTCGCCTACGACGAGTTCGTCCGCTCCCTGGTCCAGCCCACGGTGATCGGGATTCTGGAGATGTCCCCTTTCAGCGGGAACGCCCTTATCGAGATCAACCCGAACCTTGTGTTCGCCATTATCGACAGGATGCTCGGCGGCAAGGGGGGATTTTCGGGAAAGATCAGGGAGCTGACCGACATCGAGAGAACCGTGGTGGAAAGGGTCATCATGAGGATGCTCGAGCTCCTCGAGGAGAGCTGGAGCACCGTGGTGGACGTCCGTTTCCGCTACGAGAACCTCGAGAGCAATCCTTTCTTCGTTCAGATCTGTCCTGGAACCGATATGGTCCTCCTTGTCATTCTGAAGCTGAAAGTGGGTGACGTCGAGGGAATGGTGAGCATCTGCATTCCCTACTTCCTCATGGAGCCCATCATGGACAAGCTGAGCTCCCAGCAGTGGTTCGCCTCCACGGGGAGGAAGGGTGAAGAAGGATCGCGGGACTACATCCTGAGGCACCTCCGGAACGTCCGCGTTCCCGTTGCCCTGGAACTGGGGCACACGGTACTCAATGTGGCGGACGTCATGCAGCTCAGGACGGGCGATGTGATCAAGCTCGACGAGACTCTTGAAGACCCCCTGAGCGTACGCATCGGCAACCTCGTCAAGTTCAGGGCCGTACCGGGTTCGGTAAACGGCAGGTATGCCGCGGAAATTTCGGAGATAATTCAGGGCGAGGATGATCTGCCCGAAAGAGAGGGAGGGGCGGCCCCATGA
- a CDS encoding flagellar basal body-associated FliL family protein: MKRILLFLFLALLLLSLGFGGGVFAGRTWLSPEGGSPGAVIEEPGPVFFVGDFISNLAGAGNHVVNFKLSMEMSSPRALEMIASPSWLARVKNEVILLTKDRLFEDLTNAEGILALAEDIKRTINAIMPPVRDKAPVVRVLFEGFVLQ; encoded by the coding sequence ATGAAACGGATACTGCTTTTTCTTTTTCTGGCGCTTCTTCTGCTGTCCCTCGGGTTCGGCGGCGGCGTGTTCGCCGGGAGGACGTGGCTCAGTCCCGAGGGCGGATCGCCGGGGGCGGTGATCGAAGAACCCGGCCCCGTCTTTTTTGTGGGTGACTTCATATCCAACCTTGCTGGTGCCGGAAATCACGTGGTCAATTTCAAGCTCTCCATGGAGATGAGCAGCCCCAGGGCCCTTGAGATGATCGCGTCTCCGAGCTGGCTCGCCAGGGTGAAGAACGAGGTGATTCTCCTCACGAAGGACAGGCTGTTCGAGGACCTGACGAATGCCGAGGGAATCCTCGCCCTTGCCGAGGACATCAAGAGAACGATAAACGCCATTATGCCCCCCGTACGGGACAAGGCCCCGGTGGTCAGGGTCCTTTTCGAGGGATTCGTTCTGCAGTAG
- a CDS encoding flagellar motor protein MotB has product MTRKKKEESSPGAPLWLVTYGDMVTLVLTFFVLLFSFSSIDVQKFEMMIMSFQGALGFMPGGKAVQQDAAVFGGRPASQAGESRRVTPNIQQVAQNLRNYLRSEGLDKQVVVRIDQRGVAVSISDQFLFDSGKADLKPEGMRVLSKIAEFIKDSVPAVAVEGHTDSVPLRGGIYRDNWGLSSARAAAVASYLQSRANFDPRKLQAIGYGPNQPLVPNDTPEHMALNRRVDLVFLSRHPKQ; this is encoded by the coding sequence ATGACACGAAAGAAGAAAGAGGAATCATCTCCCGGGGCGCCGCTGTGGCTTGTCACCTACGGTGATATGGTGACCCTGGTCCTCACCTTTTTTGTGCTTTTGTTCTCCTTTTCTTCCATCGACGTCCAGAAGTTTGAGATGATGATCATGTCGTTCCAGGGTGCCCTCGGTTTCATGCCGGGAGGGAAAGCTGTGCAGCAGGACGCGGCCGTCTTCGGAGGCCGGCCGGCGTCCCAGGCCGGAGAGTCCCGGAGGGTAACACCCAATATCCAGCAGGTCGCCCAGAACCTCAGAAACTACCTCAGGAGCGAAGGACTGGACAAGCAGGTGGTTGTCCGGATCGACCAGAGAGGCGTGGCAGTCTCCATTTCGGACCAGTTCCTTTTCGATTCCGGAAAGGCTGATCTGAAGCCGGAAGGAATGCGGGTTCTTTCCAAAATTGCGGAGTTCATCAAGGATTCCGTTCCGGCGGTGGCCGTGGAGGGGCATACCGATTCCGTTCCCCTCAGGGGCGGAATCTACAGGGATAACTGGGGGCTTTCTTCTGCGAGAGCGGCGGCGGTTGCGTCGTACCTTCAGTCCCGGGCAAATTTCGACCCCCGGAAACTGCAGGCAATCGGATACGGGCCCAACCAGCCCCTTGTGCCGAACGACACACCCGAGCACATGGCGCTGAACAGACGGGTGGACCTGGTCTTCCTGTCCCGGCATCCGAAGCAGTAA
- a CDS encoding motility protein A — protein MDLTTVIGLAVCFILVIGGVVAGGQGVAFIDFQSMLIVLGGTSGALIVSNPPERIKSFMKILKMAFTGGSPDLVSLVQTIVSFAEKARREGLLALEADASELDNEFLKRSIQLVVDGTDPELVKAILDTEIGILESRHSSNKYFFDSMAELAPAFGMLGTLIGLITMLGNLSNPDALGPGMAVALVTTFYGSLIANGFALPIGKKLAVRSSQEVLSMELMVEGVLAIQAGENPRIVEEKLKVFLPPKQRHDLEEKAAEAKGGA, from the coding sequence GTGGATCTTACAACCGTCATCGGCTTGGCTGTCTGTTTCATCCTCGTCATTGGAGGTGTGGTGGCGGGAGGCCAGGGGGTCGCTTTCATCGACTTCCAGTCCATGTTGATCGTCCTCGGGGGAACGAGCGGTGCGCTGATAGTGTCGAACCCTCCCGAGAGGATCAAGAGTTTTATGAAGATCCTGAAGATGGCATTTACCGGAGGATCGCCGGATCTGGTCTCCCTGGTGCAGACCATCGTAAGTTTTGCTGAAAAGGCGAGACGTGAAGGGCTTCTTGCCCTCGAAGCCGATGCTTCGGAACTGGACAACGAATTCCTGAAAAGATCAATCCAGCTTGTTGTGGACGGCACCGACCCTGAACTCGTCAAGGCCATCCTCGACACGGAAATAGGTATTCTTGAGAGCCGCCACTCGTCCAACAAGTATTTCTTCGATTCCATGGCCGAACTGGCGCCGGCTTTCGGCATGCTCGGGACGCTCATCGGGCTTATCACCATGCTTGGAAACCTCTCGAATCCCGACGCCCTGGGTCCCGGCATGGCCGTAGCTCTTGTGACCACTTTTTACGGCTCGCTCATTGCCAACGGATTTGCCCTTCCCATAGGGAAAAAGCTTGCCGTGCGTTCCTCCCAGGAGGTTCTCTCCATGGAGCTCATGGTGGAGGGGGTCCTTGCCATCCAGGCAGGTGAGAACCCGCGGATCGTCGAGGAAAAACTGAAGGTCTTTCTTCCCCCGAAACAGCGTCATGACCTCGAGGAGAAGGCCGCTGAGGCGAAAGGAGGAGCCTGA
- a CDS encoding flagellar FlbD family protein: MITLRRINGEAFTINADLIETVESTPDTVIRLVNGHRYVVAEPMDEIVDLVVKYRQKVLFSFFGGKSPLPEDGERD, from the coding sequence ATGATCACCCTTCGCAGGATAAACGGCGAGGCCTTCACCATCAACGCCGACCTCATCGAAACGGTGGAGTCTACCCCCGACACGGTCATCCGTCTGGTTAACGGTCATCGGTACGTGGTGGCCGAACCGATGGATGAAATAGTGGATTTAGTGGTAAAGTACAGGCAGAAGGTTCTTTTTTCCTTCTTCGGGGGAAAATCCCCCCTTCCGGAAGACGGAGAGCGGGACTGA